The sequence CTGGGGTAGCCGGGGCGCCCGCGGGTGCTAGTGGCCTGGGCTCCAGGGGGCACCGGCCTTCCCCTGACTCAGCACCCGCCCCACCTGGCCCCCCCCTGCCCTCACCCGGGCCCCACCCAGTCCCCCCCCTCACCTggccttcctccccgcccccacctggCCCCCCCCTGCCCTCACCCCGGCCCCACCCAGTCCCCCCCCTCACCtggccctcctccccgcccccacctggCCCCCCCCTGCCCTCACCCCGGCCCCACCCAGTCCCCCCCCTCACCtggccctcctccccgcccccacctggCCCCCCCCTGCCCTCACCCCGGCCCCACCCAGTCCCCCCCCCTCACCtggccctcctccccgcccccacctggCCCCCCCCTGCCCTCACCCCGGCCCCACCCAGTTCCCCCCCTCACCtggccctcctccccgcccccgcctggCCCCCCCTCACCtggccctcctccccgcccccgcctggCCCCCCCTCACCTggtcctcctccccgcccccctgctCATGGTAATCCAGGACGTTGTCCCTCGGGTCGTCCTGGGGCCCGGGCAGCAGGGCCTTGTCCAGAGGCCGCCGGTGAAACCGGCCCAGGAGCGCGGCCACGAGGACGagcactggggggggggaggggaagaaggctggtcccggggtgggggcggggcaggggcggggcaggggcggggctgtGGGGCGTCTGAAGGGGTGGGGGTcgggcccgcagggggcaggtggggagggcagggcccgcAGGTGGGTGGgcccgcggggggggggggggtcgcgGGCGGGGGACCCGGGGGCACTCACGGAGCAGCAGGACGGCGCTGGCCAGCGCGGTGACCAGGGCGCCCAGGCCGaggcccgcgccccccgccctgCGCGCCGCCTTCCCGGGCAGGCAGGCGCCGTCGCGGCCGCAGCGGCACACGCTCACGTTCAGGGCGCGCTCGCGCTGCTGGGGCGGCTGGCCCGAGTCCCGGAGCAGCAGGCTGAGGCCGTGCAGCCCCTCGGCGACCCGGTGCCGCGGCCGCAGCCGCGCGTGGCTCGCTGCGAGGAGGGGCGCGTGAGCGGGGGCCGCCCCgcgcccacccccgccccgggcgCGGCTCACCGTTGAGCTGGCTGACGCTCCAGTTCCGCGCCAGCCCGGGGTCCGCGGGGCTCAGCTGGAAGCGGAAGGGCGCCCCGTGGGGGGGCCGGTCCTGGTCGGTGGCGCCCAGGAGGAGGCCGGGGCCCAGGCCGGGCTCGCTGCACAGGCTGCCCGCGGGCACGCTCAGCTCGGGCGCGTGGTCGTTGACCTCCAAGATCTCGATGGACAGCGTGCCCGTGGCCGTGCGCGGCGGGGAGGCTGCGGACGGAGGGGCCAGGTGGGCCGGGGTCCCCGCCCCGGGGGCGTGCGTGGCGGGGAGGCTGCGGGCGGAGGCCCCACATGGGCCGGGGTCCCCGCCTGGGGCTGCGGTGGGCACCGGCAGGCCTCGCGTCCGCTCACCATCGTCACTGGCCAGGATGATGGCCCTGTACCAGCCCTGCGTGAGGAAGGGCGAGGCTGGGCTGAGCACGCGCTGCGTCCAGATGCGGCCGGTGGCTCTGTCCACCTGCAGCCAGTCCTCGGGGTCGTAGTCCTTGGAGTAGCTGTGGACAGGGGAcgggaggtggggcaggggccgCGAGCCCACACCCTGCCTGCAGCCCTCCACCCACCGCTGAGGAAACAGGGCCAGGGAGCCTGGGCAGCCGTAGGGGACCCGGGCAGCAAGGCGGGGGCGGCTGTGGGGCCCCAGAAGCCCTCGCTGGGGACgcgccccccactgcccccacctgACCCGCTGCAGCTGCTGCGTGTCGGGGTCTCGGGCGGAGAAGGTGGCCACCGAGGTCCCTGGGGCCGCCCCCTCGGCCAGGCTGGTCCGCAGCGGGTTCTCCTGGAACACGGGGGCCTCGTTGGCGTCCTGCACCCGCACGGTGACGGTGGCCTGGCCCCGCCTGGGCTTGGGGGCGGCCACGTGCAGGGGGGCCTCGTTCTGCACCGACACGCGGAGCTGGTAGAGCTCGCGGCTCTCGTGGTCCAGGGGCTGTGGGCGGGAGCAGAGCTGGCAGCTGCGCAGGACGCACCCCCCTGGGAGCCCCGGCGGCCGAGGTGCAGGGCGCAGCCCGGGGGGGGGCCTGCGGCAGGAAGGCCCCGGACGGCTGCCCTTGGGTCGTCCCAACCGGCAGCTTCCTTGGGGTTGGGGACCCCTGAGCGGGGTGGGGTGGCCTCGTCCCGTCAGAGGGACCTTCAGGGAACGAGTGCGCCCGCCTCTGCCAGCGCCTGTCCGCACTGCGTCTGCTGCCCGCCACGGCCAGCAGTGCCCCTGCTCATCCACGTGTGCGCAGTCACAGACACGCACTCTCCGCGGCTGTTTCTTGTCGTCTCTCCCTGCTGCGCTCTCGCGCACTGACCGCACCTGACCACGGGGACGGCGCTCGTCGCGGACACGCAGCTGCGTCCTGAGCCCTCCCCCGTCCAGCGCTGGCGGCTTGGACACGGGGCCCGGCCGCCCCTCACCTTCACCACGGACAGGACGCCCTCGTTGGTCTTGGGATCTGTGCGGATGGCGAACTGCCCATCGGGGTCTCCGTCCAGGATGGAGAAACTGGCCGCCCAGTTGGGGGAACCCGGCAGGTCGCTGTCCTGCACCTCCAGCCGGCCCACGTCCAGGCCGCCCACGGCCTCCGCCGCCTCCAGCGAGAACTGGGGGGGCAGCCGGCTTACCAacgggggctgctgggggggaGCTCCCGCGGAGGG is a genomic window of Dasypus novemcinctus isolate mDasNov1 chromosome 18, mDasNov1.1.hap2, whole genome shotgun sequence containing:
- the CDH15 gene encoding cadherin-15 gives rise to the protein MDAALLLALGLLAQGLGPALGVPGSRGPSTLYPWRRAPGPGRVRRAWVIPPISVSENYKRVPYPLVQIKSDKQPLGSVLYSVQGPGVDEEPRGVFSIDKFTGKVSLNAVLDREKTNRFRLRAFALDLGGATLEEPTDLEIIVVDQNDNRPVFREKVFTGHVLEGAAPGTYVTRAEATDADDPETDNAALRYSIVAQGEPELFSIDALTGEIRTVQVGLDREVVAVYNLTLQVADMSGDGLTATASALITLDDINDHAPEFTRDEFSLEAAEAVGGLDVGRLEVQDSDLPGSPNWAASFSILDGDPDGQFAIRTDPKTNEGVLSVVKPLDHESRELYQLRVSVQNEAPLHVAAPKPRRGQATVTVRVQDANEAPVFQENPLRTSLAEGAAPGTSVATFSARDPDTQQLQRVSYSKDYDPEDWLQVDRATGRIWTQRVLSPASPFLTQGWYRAIILASDDASPPRTATGTLSIEILEVNDHAPELSVPAGSLCSEPGLGPGLLLGATDQDRPPHGAPFRFQLSPADPGLARNWSVSQLNASHARLRPRHRVAEGLHGLSLLLRDSGQPPQQRERALNVSVCRCGRDGACLPGKAARRAGGAGLGLGALVTALASAVLLLLLVLVAALLGRFHRRPLDKALLPGPQDDPRDNVLDYHEQGGGEEDQDAYDINQLRRPPELALVGGPPGRPPLRRDAPLGHGPLQLPRGLPGGPADMAGFLRQALEAADSDASVPPYDTALIYDYEGDGSAAGTLSSILSSLDDRDQDYDYLRDWGPRFGRLADMYGHS